The Cygnus atratus isolate AKBS03 ecotype Queensland, Australia chromosome 2, CAtr_DNAZoo_HiC_assembly, whole genome shotgun sequence genome window below encodes:
- the KCNG2 gene encoding potassium voltage-gated channel subfamily G member 2, with translation MALLTGNADPAFSSYSFNNLESLYEVQTEKGLFYKKAKLLHPGEDLCCLARLDDRTRFVIINVGGIKYKIPWTTLENCPLTRLGKLKSCNNYDEIMNICDDYDVSCNEFFFDRNPCAFRTIMTFLTAGKLRLLREMCALSFQEELVYWGIEEDHLEWCCKKRLRQKEEEAAEARLYEGEMVFSETTQCAFQDNSRLSLCMRKLRDMVENPHSGIPGKIFACISISFVAITAVSLCISTMPDVREEEDRGECSQKCYNIFVLETVCVAWFSFEFLLRSIQAENKCAFLKTPLNIIDILAILPFYISLIVDMVSTKNSSKPGGGAGNKYLERVGLVLRFLRALRILYVMRLARHSLGLQTLGLTVRRCTREFGLLLLFLCVAMALFSPLVYLAESELGAKQEFTSVPTSYWWAVISMTTVGYGDMVPRSIPGQVVALSSILSGILLMAFPVTSIFHTFSRSYSELKEQQQRAASRQMRQLEESTRLTGGDSSQGLGVASPLDATREVGQPAVDQEAKRS, from the exons ATGGCATTACTCACTGGAAATGCAGATCCTGCGTTCAGCTCCTACTCCTTCAATAACTTGGAAAGCTTGTATGAAGTGCAAACCGAGAAAGGACTTTTCTACAAAAAGGCCAAACTTCTGCACCCTGGGGAAGACTTGTGCTGCTTAGCCCGCCTGGATGACCGGACCAGGTTTGTGATCATCAATGTAGGTGGCATTAAATACAAAATCCCGTGGACCACCTTGGAGAACTGCCCCTTGACCAGGCTTGGGAAGCTAAAATCTTGCAACAATTATGATGAGATCATGAACATCTGTGATGACTATGATGTTAGCtgcaatgaatttttttttgaccGTAATCCTTGTGCCTTCAGGACAATCATGACTTTCCTGACAGCTGGGAAGctgaggctgctcagggagaTGTGTGCTCTTTCTTTTCAGGAGGAACTTGTGTACTGGGGAATAGAAGAGGACCACCTGGAGTGGTGCTGTAAAAAGAGATTGCgacagaaagaggaggaggcagctgaggCCAGGCTGTATGAAGGGGAGATGGTATTTAGTGAAACTACGCAATGTGCCTTCCAGGACAATAGCCGGTTGAGTTTGTGCATGAGAAAGCTCAGGGATATGGTGGAGAACCCCCACTCAGGGATCCCAGGAAAGATCTTTGCTTGTATTTCAATCTCTTTTGTTGCCATCACTGCAGTCAGCCTCTGTATCAGCACCATGCCAGATGTCAGAGAAGAAGAAGATCGG GGTGAATGTTCACAGAAGTGCTACAACATCTTTGTGCTGGAGACAGTGTGTGTGGCTTGGTTTTCGTTTGAGTTCCTCCTGCGATCCATCCAGGCAGAGAACAAGTGTGCTTTCCTGAAAACCCCGCTCAACATCATCGACATCCTGGCTATCCTGCCTTTCTATATCTCTCTCATTGTGGATATGGTCTCtacaaaaaacagcagcaagcctggtggaggagcagggaaCAAGTACCTGGAACGAGTGGGCCTGGTGCTGCGCTTCCTGCGGGCTCTGCGCATCCTCTACGTGATGCGATTAGCTCGGCACTCGCTGGGGCTGCAGACCCTTGGGCTCACCGTACGCCGGTGCACAAGGGAGTTtgggctcctcctgctcttcctttgTGTTGCCATGGCCCTCTTCTCGCCACTGGTATATCTGGCTGAGAGCGAACTGGGAGCCAAGCAAGAATTCACGAGTGTGCCCACCAGTTACTGGTGGGCTGTCATCTCCATGACCACTGTTGGCTATGGGGACATGGTGCCTCGTAGCATCCCTGGACAAGTGGTAGCCCTGAGCAGTATCTTGAGTGGTATTTTACTGATGGCCTTCCCGGTCACGTCCATCTTTCATACCTTTTCCCGTTCCTACAGTgagctgaaggagcagcagcaacgAGCAGCAAGCAGGCAGATGCGCCAGCTAGAAGAGAGCACCAGGCTCACAGGTGGTGACAGTTCACAGGGGCTCGGTGTTGCATCCCCACTAGATGCCACCAGGGAGGTGGGTCAGCCAGCGGTGGACCAGGAAGCCAAAAGAAGTTAA